The following coding sequences lie in one Mesorhizobium sp. NZP2298 genomic window:
- a CDS encoding LysR substrate-binding domain-containing protein, which yields MAFTIRQLQFFIAVAEQGTVSGAAQNLSISQSSVTEAIKELESDLGVELFERHPRGLNITHKGHQFLRHATKILADVSDARRSFSGEQAVAGGRLQLGVTSLVAGYVLSDLLARYRRAYPGVEVSAIEDNGDYLEHLLIGGKLDIAVMVTSNLRDRTALQSEILEVSAYRLWLPLGHPLAGADIIGIGDIAGEPLIMLTVDEIEENTGKLLTAIGAKPHVAFRTRSVEAVRSLVATGAGVALLPDLVYRPWSLEGDRIESRDISGSLPVVQVGMVWRRGSGLPQAARDFVGLAQSQRTVRQRP from the coding sequence ATGGCCTTCACCATCCGCCAGTTGCAGTTCTTCATCGCCGTCGCCGAGCAAGGCACGGTGTCGGGCGCGGCGCAGAACCTTTCCATCTCGCAATCCTCGGTCACCGAAGCGATCAAGGAACTCGAAAGCGATCTCGGCGTCGAACTGTTCGAGCGCCATCCGCGTGGCCTCAACATCACCCACAAGGGCCATCAGTTCCTGCGTCATGCGACCAAGATCCTCGCCGACGTGTCCGATGCGCGCCGCTCATTCTCCGGCGAGCAGGCTGTGGCGGGCGGGCGGCTGCAGCTCGGCGTCACCTCGCTGGTCGCCGGCTATGTGCTGTCGGATCTGCTCGCCCGCTATCGACGCGCCTATCCGGGCGTCGAGGTCTCGGCCATCGAGGACAATGGCGACTACCTCGAACATCTGCTGATCGGAGGCAAACTAGACATCGCCGTCATGGTCACTTCCAATTTGCGCGACCGCACGGCGCTGCAGTCCGAAATCCTCGAGGTCTCGGCCTACCGCCTGTGGCTGCCGCTCGGCCATCCGCTCGCCGGCGCCGACATCATCGGCATTGGCGACATCGCCGGCGAACCGCTGATCATGCTCACCGTCGACGAGATCGAGGAGAACACCGGCAAGCTGCTGACGGCGATCGGCGCCAAGCCGCATGTCGCCTTCCGCACCCGCTCGGTCGAGGCAGTGCGCAGTCTGGTTGCAACCGGGGCCGGCGTGGCGCTGCTGCCCGATCTTGTCTACCGGCCATGGTCGCTGGAAGGCGACCGTATCGAATCGCGCGATATTTCAGGCTCCTTGCCGGTGGTCCAGGTCGGCATGGTCTGGCGGCGCGGCTCCGGCCTGCCGCAGGCGGCACGGGACTTCGTCGGCCTTGCCCAGTCGCAGCGCACGGTCCGCCAACGCCCCTGA
- a CDS encoding RrF2 family transcriptional regulator — protein MKRNSRLSSTLHILVHMAEKPEQALTSEQLATFIHTNPVVVRRTIAGLRDAGIVTSSRGHGGGWLLGRTPGTISLAEISAALGETLLPFSTEPESPGCLVEQAVIAVLDDFRVAAEKLLAEKLSRITLADLTADFRRRYDLIGVSSHAI, from the coding sequence ATGAAACGCAACAGCCGACTGTCCTCAACCCTGCACATTCTCGTCCACATGGCCGAGAAGCCCGAACAGGCGCTGACCTCCGAGCAGCTTGCCACCTTCATCCACACCAATCCGGTGGTGGTGCGTCGCACCATCGCCGGCTTGCGCGATGCCGGCATCGTCACCTCATCGCGCGGGCATGGCGGCGGCTGGCTGCTCGGGCGAACGCCCGGGACCATCTCGCTGGCCGAGATCAGCGCCGCGCTTGGCGAGACGCTGCTGCCGTTCAGCACCGAGCCGGAAAGCCCCGGCTGTCTCGTCGAGCAAGCGGTGATCGCCGTGCTCGACGATTTTCGCGTCGCGGCGGAGAAGCTGCTGGCGGAGAAGCTCAGCCGCATCACGCTGGCCGACCTGACCGCCGATTTCCGCCGCCGTTATGACCTCATTGGAGTCTCCAGCCATGCAATATGA
- a CDS encoding NAD(P)/FAD-dependent oxidoreductase — translation MQYDLAVVGGSFAGLSAAIQAARARRNVLVIDAGQPRNRFAAHSHGFFGQDGRTPGAILDDARRQLLAYPTARFVQARADKAVANSSSNFEITTDGGETFGAARLVLATGVRDILPEVPGLAGQWGKTVLHCPYCHGFEVSGGPLGVLATGPMSMHQAQLIADWGDVTLFGNGQIEPDTEQMLAMEGKTIRFEPAIVSELRVDGSGGLIVHLDSGRQVGVRAMFTAPRNMMASPLAEQLGCGFTDGFLGPVITVDDRQQTTVPGVYAAGDAARAMHNIAFAVSGGTFAGVCAHQSLVFG, via the coding sequence ATGCAATATGACCTTGCCGTCGTCGGCGGCAGCTTTGCCGGCTTGTCCGCCGCGATCCAGGCGGCGCGGGCCCGGCGCAACGTCCTGGTGATCGACGCCGGCCAGCCGCGCAACCGCTTTGCCGCGCATTCGCATGGCTTTTTCGGTCAGGACGGGCGTACCCCCGGCGCCATACTCGACGATGCAAGGCGGCAACTGCTTGCCTATCCGACGGCCAGGTTTGTCCAGGCGCGTGCCGACAAGGCCGTGGCCAACAGCAGCAGCAATTTCGAGATCACCACCGATGGCGGCGAGACATTCGGCGCCGCGCGACTGGTTCTGGCCACCGGCGTGCGCGACATCCTGCCGGAGGTTCCCGGGCTTGCCGGGCAATGGGGCAAGACCGTGCTGCACTGCCCCTATTGCCACGGCTTTGAGGTTTCCGGCGGGCCGCTTGGCGTGCTCGCAACCGGCCCCATGTCCATGCATCAGGCGCAGTTGATCGCCGACTGGGGCGACGTCACGCTGTTCGGCAACGGCCAGATAGAGCCCGACACCGAGCAGATGCTCGCCATGGAGGGCAAGACCATCAGGTTCGAACCCGCGATAGTCAGCGAACTCAGGGTGGACGGCTCCGGCGGCCTGATCGTCCACCTCGACAGCGGCCGACAGGTTGGTGTCAGGGCGATGTTCACCGCACCGCGCAACATGATGGCGAGCCCGCTGGCCGAGCAGCTTGGTTGCGGCTTCACCGACGGCTTCCTCGGCCCGGTGATTACTGTCGATGACCGGCAGCAGACGACAGTCCCTGGCGTCTACGCTGCCGGCGACGCGGCGCGCGCGATGCACAACATCGCCTTTGCCGTATCGGGCGGGACTTTCGCTGGCGTGTGCGCCCACCAATCCCTGGTGTTCGGCTAA
- a CDS encoding DeoR/GlpR family DNA-binding transcription regulator — translation MVHSKRHGEILRLLQEEGTVTIASLADRLGVSLETVRRDVKPLTADGSVLKMHGAIGLPSMIGEAPFERRMRENADAKRVIARMVAATIRDGESIMLDTGTTTSFLARELLGHRRLTVVTNSSDIARTLATINGNKVYMAGGELRSDSGAAFGISAIEFVSRFSVSHAIISTGAVDSVTGVMDYDLEEAEFARMVLSRGQRSLVVTDHTKFGRQGLVQVCGFDGFSELATDRAPPHDVAAALAQAGARLSIAGGEVAF, via the coding sequence ATGGTCCATTCCAAACGCCACGGCGAGATCCTTCGGCTGCTGCAGGAAGAGGGAACCGTCACCATCGCCAGCCTGGCCGACCGGCTGGGTGTTTCGCTCGAAACCGTGCGCCGCGACGTCAAGCCGCTCACCGCTGATGGGTCGGTGCTGAAGATGCATGGTGCCATCGGCCTGCCGTCGATGATCGGCGAAGCGCCGTTCGAGCGACGCATGCGCGAGAATGCCGATGCCAAGCGCGTCATTGCCCGCATGGTCGCCGCCACCATCCGCGATGGCGAGTCCATCATGCTCGATACCGGCACCACGACCTCGTTCCTGGCGCGGGAACTGCTCGGCCACCGGCGGCTGACGGTCGTCACCAATTCGTCTGATATCGCCCGCACGCTGGCCACCATCAACGGCAACAAAGTCTATATGGCCGGCGGCGAATTGCGCAGCGATTCGGGGGCCGCGTTCGGGATTTCGGCCATCGAGTTCGTCAGCCGTTTCTCCGTCAGCCATGCCATCATCTCCACCGGTGCCGTCGATTCCGTGACGGGTGTCATGGACTACGATCTGGAAGAGGCCGAATTCGCCCGCATGGTGCTGTCACGCGGCCAGCGCTCGCTCGTCGTCACCGACCACACGAAGTTCGGCCGCCAGGGCCTTGTCCAGGTCTGCGGCTTCGACGGCTTTTCCGAACTCGCCACCGACCGCGCGCCGCCGCACGATGTGGCCGCCGCGCTGGCGCAGGCGGGCGCGCGGCTCAGCATCGCCGGCGGCGAAGTCGCTTTTTAG
- a CDS encoding phosphotransferase family protein — translation MTAEDRIRALPCWTGAIEIAPLPGGLSNANYVVSDGAGRHVVRFGQDYPFHHVFREREVMTARAAHAAGFAPAVHYAEPGIMVTAFLGAKTYLAEDVRTNLGRVATLMRGFHREMPNHISGAGFMFWVFHVIRDYARTLEEGGSRKRGDLPRLLTLADELERAQKLLPIVFGHNDLLPANILDDGSRLWLIDFEYAGFNTAMFDLAGVASNAGMSDEESFAFLTAYFMKEPDEAIRRSHAAMQCASLLREAMWSMVSELYLDAPGIDYVAYTEENLMRLDAALDNYRTKYGILKS, via the coding sequence GTGACTGCCGAAGACCGCATCCGCGCCCTGCCCTGCTGGACCGGCGCCATCGAGATCGCCCCGCTGCCCGGCGGCCTGAGCAACGCCAATTATGTGGTCAGCGACGGTGCCGGACGGCATGTCGTGCGCTTCGGTCAGGACTACCCGTTCCACCATGTCTTCCGCGAACGCGAGGTGATGACCGCGCGGGCGGCCCATGCCGCCGGTTTCGCACCGGCGGTCCATTACGCCGAACCGGGCATCATGGTGACGGCGTTCCTTGGCGCCAAGACCTATCTTGCCGAGGACGTGCGCACCAATCTCGGCCGCGTCGCCACCTTGATGCGCGGCTTCCACCGGGAGATGCCCAATCATATTTCCGGCGCCGGCTTCATGTTCTGGGTCTTCCACGTCATCCGCGACTATGCGCGCACGCTTGAGGAAGGCGGCAGCCGCAAGCGCGGTGACTTGCCACGGCTGCTGACGCTGGCAGACGAATTGGAGCGGGCGCAGAAATTGCTGCCGATCGTCTTCGGCCACAACGACCTTTTGCCGGCCAACATTCTCGACGACGGCAGCAGGCTGTGGCTGATCGATTTCGAATATGCCGGCTTCAACACGGCGATGTTCGACCTTGCCGGCGTCGCTTCGAATGCGGGCATGAGCGACGAGGAATCCTTCGCCTTCCTGACCGCCTATTTCATGAAGGAACCAGACGAGGCGATCCGCCGCTCGCACGCCGCCATGCAATGCGCCTCGCTGTTGCGCGAGGCGATGTGGAGCATGGTGTCGGAACTCTATCTCGACGCGCCCGGCATCGACTACGTCGCCTACACCGAGGAAAACCTGATGCGGCTCGACGCGGCGCTGGACAACTACCGGACAAAATACGGGATCCTGAAATCATGA
- a CDS encoding GcvT family protein, with protein MTLPSQAAVVVIGGGIIGCSTAYHLARDHKADVVLLEQGKLTSGSTWHAAGLVGQLRSSASITRVLKYSVDLYKGLEAETGLATGWKMTGCLRLATNADRWTEYKRLATTAKSFGMDMHLLSPAEVKAMWPLMETGDLVGASWLPTDGQASPSDITQSLARGARMHGAKLFEEVRVTGFEMKGGRIAAVKTNQGDIACDKVVNCAGQWARQVGAMAGINVPLQPVKHQYIITEKIDGLATDAPTLRDPDRRTYFKEEVGGLVMGGYEPNPQAWTTGDVPNDWEFRLFDDDYDHFEQHMTQAIARVPALESVGVKQMINGPESFTPDGNFILGTAPECANMFVGAGFNAFGIASGGGAGWVLAQWVVDGEAPLDLWVVDIRRFSNLHSDRQWVCERTLEAYGKHYTIGFPHEEYASGRPRIVSPLYDRLKQRRAVFGSKLGWERPNWFAPEGVEPQDIYSMGRQNWFSAVGDEHRHVREHVGIFDQSSFAKYELSGPDAAKALDWICANDVSKPVGRLTYTQLLNTRGGIEADLTVARLAEEKFYIVTGTGFRTHDASWIRDHIGEGLDCRLTDVTEEFGTLSLMGPRARDVLSAVTEADVSNAAFPFGHVREIAIAGHTVRALRVTYVGELGWELHVPIAATGDVFDALTAAGEKHRIRPVGYRALESLRLEKGYRAWGSDITPNDTPQEAGLGWAVKLRKNTDFVGRRALEKLDGVPLKKRFAGFTVDNPQIVLLGRETILRDGEPVGYLTSGGYGYTIGRNIGYGYVRNGDGVSDDFLASGDYELVVAMERTPAKIHLEPMYDPTAERVKA; from the coding sequence ATGACCTTGCCCAGCCAGGCCGCGGTCGTCGTCATCGGCGGCGGCATCATCGGCTGCTCGACGGCCTATCATCTGGCGCGCGACCACAAGGCCGACGTCGTGCTGCTGGAACAGGGCAAGCTGACCTCGGGCTCGACCTGGCACGCGGCCGGTCTGGTCGGGCAACTACGCTCGTCGGCATCGATCACCCGGGTGCTCAAATATTCGGTCGACCTCTACAAGGGGCTGGAGGCCGAGACCGGTCTTGCTACTGGCTGGAAGATGACCGGCTGCCTGCGGCTTGCCACCAATGCGGACCGCTGGACCGAATACAAAAGGCTGGCGACGACGGCGAAGAGCTTCGGCATGGACATGCATCTTTTGTCGCCGGCCGAGGTCAAGGCGATGTGGCCGCTGATGGAAACCGGAGATCTCGTCGGCGCCTCCTGGCTGCCGACCGACGGCCAGGCGAGCCCTTCCGACATCACGCAGTCGCTGGCCAGGGGCGCGCGCATGCATGGCGCGAAGCTGTTCGAGGAGGTCCGCGTCACCGGCTTCGAGATGAAGGGCGGCCGCATCGCGGCCGTTAAGACCAATCAAGGCGACATCGCCTGCGACAAGGTGGTGAACTGCGCCGGCCAATGGGCGCGGCAGGTGGGCGCCATGGCCGGCATCAATGTGCCGCTGCAGCCGGTGAAGCACCAATACATCATCACCGAGAAGATCGATGGACTGGCGACCGACGCGCCGACGCTGCGCGACCCCGACCGGCGCACCTATTTCAAGGAGGAGGTCGGCGGGCTGGTGATGGGCGGCTATGAGCCCAACCCGCAGGCATGGACGACAGGTGATGTGCCCAACGACTGGGAATTTCGGCTGTTCGATGACGATTACGACCATTTCGAACAGCACATGACGCAGGCGATCGCGCGGGTGCCGGCGCTGGAAAGCGTCGGCGTCAAGCAGATGATCAACGGACCGGAAAGCTTTACGCCGGACGGCAATTTCATTCTCGGCACAGCGCCCGAATGCGCCAACATGTTCGTCGGCGCCGGCTTCAACGCCTTCGGCATCGCCTCGGGCGGCGGCGCCGGCTGGGTGCTTGCGCAGTGGGTGGTCGACGGCGAGGCGCCGCTCGACCTGTGGGTGGTCGACATCAGGCGCTTTTCCAACCTGCACAGCGACCGGCAATGGGTGTGCGAACGCACGCTGGAAGCCTATGGCAAGCACTATACGATCGGCTTTCCGCACGAAGAGTATGCCTCAGGCCGGCCGCGCATCGTCTCGCCGCTTTACGACAGGCTGAAGCAACGGCGCGCGGTGTTTGGCTCCAAGCTCGGCTGGGAGCGGCCGAACTGGTTCGCACCCGAAGGCGTCGAGCCGCAGGACATCTATTCGATGGGCCGGCAGAACTGGTTTTCGGCGGTCGGCGACGAGCACCGGCATGTGCGCGAGCATGTCGGCATCTTCGACCAGTCGTCTTTCGCCAAATATGAATTGAGCGGCCCCGATGCGGCCAAGGCGCTGGACTGGATCTGCGCCAACGATGTCAGCAAGCCGGTCGGCCGGCTGACCTACACGCAACTTCTCAACACGCGGGGCGGCATAGAGGCCGACCTGACCGTGGCGCGGCTGGCCGAAGAGAAATTCTACATCGTCACCGGCACCGGTTTCCGCACGCATGATGCCTCCTGGATCCGTGACCATATCGGCGAGGGCCTCGATTGCAGGCTGACCGATGTCACCGAGGAATTCGGCACGCTGTCGCTGATGGGACCGCGCGCCCGCGATGTGCTTTCCGCGGTGACCGAGGCCGATGTGTCGAACGCGGCATTCCCGTTCGGTCATGTGCGCGAGATCGCCATTGCCGGCCACACGGTGCGGGCGCTGCGCGTCACCTATGTCGGCGAACTCGGCTGGGAATTGCATGTGCCGATCGCGGCCACCGGTGACGTCTTCGACGCATTGACGGCGGCGGGCGAGAAGCACCGCATCCGCCCGGTCGGCTACCGGGCGCTGGAATCGCTGCGCCTGGAAAAGGGCTACCGCGCCTGGGGCTCCGACATCACGCCCAACGACACGCCGCAGGAAGCCGGGCTCGGCTGGGCGGTCAAGCTGCGCAAGAACACCGATTTCGTCGGACGGCGCGCGCTCGAGAAACTCGATGGCGTGCCTTTGAAGAAGCGCTTTGCCGGCTTCACGGTCGACAATCCGCAGATCGTGCTGCTCGGCCGGGAGACCATCCTGCGCGATGGCGAGCCTGTCGGTTACCTGACCAGCGGCGGCTATGGCTACACGATCGGCAGGAATATCGGCTATGGCTATGTGCGCAATGGCGACGGGGTGAGCGACGATTTCCTCGCCTCGGGCGATTATGAACTGGTGGTCGCGATGGAGCGGACGCCAGCCAAGATCCATCTCGAGCCGATGTACGATCCAACAGCGGAGAGGGTAAAGGCCTAG
- a CDS encoding class I SAM-dependent DNA methyltransferase, which yields MVDGKHHGALGAAYAAKRPEEVAALYDRWSQTYDADMSAAGYRHPTICLALLARHLPRGLAPLLDAGAGTGLIGEWLNIAGYPEVEALDISQGMLDQAARKGVYSALHCLAMGGPLPFADDAYAGIISAGVFTSGHVGVEGLDDLIRICRPGGVIVLTVKNTLWDQGFAARIAELEAQGIVTRAEETRPYVSMPGEADTVPSRGLVLRVN from the coding sequence ATGGTGGACGGCAAACATCATGGGGCGCTCGGCGCCGCCTATGCGGCGAAGCGGCCGGAGGAAGTCGCCGCCCTCTATGACCGTTGGTCGCAGACGTATGACGCCGACATGTCAGCCGCCGGTTATCGCCATCCGACGATCTGCCTTGCCTTGCTCGCCCGCCATCTGCCGCGTGGCTTGGCGCCGCTGCTCGATGCCGGCGCGGGCACCGGGCTCATCGGTGAATGGTTGAACATTGCGGGCTATCCCGAAGTCGAGGCGCTGGACATCTCGCAAGGCATGCTGGATCAGGCCGCCCGCAAGGGCGTCTATTCCGCACTGCATTGCCTGGCGATGGGCGGGCCATTGCCCTTTGCCGACGATGCCTATGCCGGGATCATCTCGGCCGGCGTCTTCACCTCGGGCCATGTCGGCGTCGAAGGGCTGGACGACCTGATCCGCATCTGCCGTCCCGGCGGGGTGATCGTGCTGACGGTCAAGAACACGCTGTGGGATCAGGGTTTTGCAGCACGGATCGCCGAACTCGAGGCGCAAGGCATCGTCACCCGCGCCGAGGAGACGCGGCCTTACGTCTCCATGCCGGGCGAGGCCGACACCGTGCCCAGCCGAGGCCTCGTCCTGCGGGTAAACTGA
- a CDS encoding phosphotransferase family protein, which yields MRTDEARAELATIPVLAGYAGPLDRLGGLTNLVFKAGDFCLRIPGKGTEEYINRANEAVAAREAAKAGVSPEVLHADAGTGVMVTRFIAGAQTMSPEKFRERPGSPARAGEAFRKLHASGAAFPFRFELFAMIDDYLKVLSTKDVALPAGYHGVVREAGSVRSALATHPLPLVACHCDPLCENFLDTGERMWIVDWEYSGMNDPLWDLGDLSVEGKFDAAQDEEMMRAYFGGEAKPAERGRIVIYKAMCDLLWTLWGLIQLANDNPVDDFRAYADGRFARCKALMETPEFSRHLAAIRRG from the coding sequence ATGAGGACAGACGAGGCGCGGGCAGAACTTGCCACCATTCCGGTGCTGGCCGGCTATGCCGGACCGCTGGACCGGCTTGGCGGCCTCACCAATCTGGTCTTCAAGGCCGGCGACTTCTGCCTGCGCATTCCGGGCAAGGGCACCGAGGAATACATCAACCGCGCCAACGAAGCGGTGGCCGCGCGTGAAGCGGCAAAGGCGGGCGTCAGCCCTGAAGTGCTGCATGCCGACGCCGGCACCGGCGTGATGGTGACGCGCTTCATCGCCGGTGCACAGACGATGTCACCGGAGAAATTCAGGGAACGGCCGGGCAGCCCCGCCCGCGCCGGCGAAGCGTTCCGCAAGCTGCACGCGTCCGGTGCGGCGTTTCCTTTCCGCTTCGAACTGTTCGCGATGATCGACGACTATCTCAAGGTCCTGTCGACCAAGGACGTCGCCCTGCCCGCCGGCTACCATGGCGTGGTGCGCGAGGCCGGGAGCGTGCGCTCGGCGCTGGCCACCCATCCCTTGCCGCTCGTCGCCTGCCATTGCGATCCGCTGTGCGAAAACTTCCTCGATACGGGCGAGCGGATGTGGATCGTCGACTGGGAATATTCGGGGATGAACGACCCTCTCTGGGATCTCGGCGACCTCAGTGTCGAAGGCAAGTTCGACGCTGCGCAGGACGAGGAGATGATGCGCGCCTATTTTGGCGGCGAAGCAAAGCCGGCGGAGCGCGGCCGTATCGTCATCTACAAGGCGATGTGCGACCTGCTGTGGACGCTGTGGGGGCTGATACAGCTTGCCAACGACAATCCCGTCGACGATTTCCGCGCCTATGCCGACGGCCGCTTCGCGCGCTGCAAGGCGTTGATGGAGACGCCGGAGTTTTCGCGGCATCTGGCGGCAATACGCCGGGGTTAG
- a CDS encoding DMT family transporter produces the protein MTQPVAQNSTIRNVLLAGILLMLAGDFMFALNDAMGKWLVASFSVGQVVLIRSVGAFIVLGPMIANQGAAKLFRLERPILQLLRVVATTADTGLFYAAVVYLPLADVMSFYMAGPIYVAALSHLLLGEKVGWRRWLAILVGFCGVLIILKPSSEAFSLSSAFALVGSIAFAFAIILNRRLRGTSDTNLVTWQTIGTLLVGGALTIGAWRIPSALDFGAMLLLGIVSCAAHLMITRALKLAPASTLAPLHYTLLLWAVVFGLVFFGDVPGPRILIGSGIVVLAGIFIFHRQKVVDTTVPPENVPKGVN, from the coding sequence ATGACGCAGCCCGTGGCGCAGAATTCCACAATCAGGAACGTTCTTCTGGCCGGCATTCTGCTGATGCTGGCCGGCGATTTCATGTTTGCGCTGAACGATGCGATGGGCAAATGGCTGGTCGCGAGCTTCTCTGTCGGTCAGGTGGTGCTGATCCGCTCTGTCGGCGCCTTCATCGTGCTCGGTCCGATGATCGCCAACCAGGGCGCCGCAAAGCTTTTCCGCTTGGAGCGGCCCATCCTCCAACTCCTGCGCGTGGTGGCGACCACGGCCGATACCGGGCTGTTCTATGCCGCGGTCGTCTATCTGCCGCTCGCCGATGTGATGAGCTTCTACATGGCCGGACCGATCTACGTCGCGGCGTTGTCGCACCTGCTGCTGGGCGAAAAGGTCGGCTGGCGGCGCTGGCTGGCGATCCTGGTCGGCTTCTGCGGCGTGCTGATCATCCTGAAGCCGTCCTCGGAGGCGTTTTCGCTATCCTCGGCCTTCGCCCTCGTCGGCAGCATCGCCTTTGCCTTCGCCATCATCCTTAACCGGCGTTTGCGTGGCACCAGCGATACCAACCTTGTGACATGGCAGACGATCGGCACGTTGCTGGTCGGCGGCGCGCTGACCATCGGCGCGTGGCGGATACCCTCCGCGCTCGATTTCGGCGCCATGCTCCTGCTTGGCATCGTCTCCTGTGCCGCCCATCTGATGATAACCAGGGCATTGAAGCTGGCGCCGGCCTCGACGCTGGCACCGCTGCACTACACGCTGCTGCTATGGGCCGTGGTGTTTGGGTTGGTGTTCTTCGGTGACGTTCCCGGCCCGCGCATCCTGATCGGCTCCGGCATCGTCGTCCTGGCCGGCATCTTCATTTTCCACCGCCAAAAGGTGGTCGACACCACGGTGCCGCCTGAAAACGTGCCGAAGGGCGTGAATTGA
- a CDS encoding amidohydrolase family protein: protein MDFDLIVRGGTLPDGRIADIGISGETIAAIDPKLQGSARTEVDASGNLVSPPFVDPHFHMDATLSYGIPRINASGTLLEGIALWGELKPLLTHEAVRDRALAYCDWAVSMGLLAIRTHVDVCDDRLLAVEALLDVKKTIAPYIDLQLVAFPQDGFYRSPKARENTIRALDMGVDIVGGIPHFERSMADGTRSVTELCEIAAKRGLMVDLHCDETDDPLSRHIEQLAYETQRLGLQGRVAGSHLTSMHSMDNYYVSKLLPLIAEAGVSAIPNPLINIMLQGRHDTFPKRRGLTRVKEMQALGIRVGWGQDCVLDPWYSLGTADMLDVAFMGLHVAQMSSPADMARCFDMVTNVNAAIMGLDHLGLAVGKRASLVILDAGNPIEALRLRAERICVIAKGKVVAERTRQDTRLSLPGRPARVNRRHRTT, encoded by the coding sequence ATGGATTTCGACCTTATCGTTCGTGGCGGCACGCTGCCGGATGGCAGGATTGCCGACATCGGCATCAGCGGCGAGACGATCGCGGCGATCGACCCTAAACTGCAGGGTTCCGCCCGGACCGAGGTCGATGCAAGCGGTAATCTGGTCTCGCCGCCCTTTGTCGATCCGCATTTCCATATGGATGCAACGCTGTCCTATGGCATTCCGCGCATCAACGCCTCGGGCACGCTGCTCGAAGGCATTGCGTTATGGGGTGAACTGAAGCCGCTTTTGACGCATGAGGCGGTGCGCGACCGGGCGCTTGCCTATTGCGACTGGGCGGTGTCGATGGGCCTGCTCGCCATCCGCACCCATGTCGATGTCTGCGATGACCGTTTGCTGGCGGTCGAGGCCCTGCTCGACGTCAAGAAAACGATCGCGCCCTATATCGACCTGCAACTGGTCGCCTTCCCGCAGGACGGCTTCTACCGCTCGCCGAAGGCGCGCGAAAACACCATTCGTGCGCTGGACATGGGCGTCGATATCGTCGGCGGCATCCCGCATTTCGAGCGTAGCATGGCCGATGGCACGCGTTCGGTGACCGAGCTTTGCGAGATCGCGGCAAAACGCGGCCTGATGGTCGACCTGCATTGCGACGAGACCGACGACCCGCTGTCTCGCCACATCGAGCAGCTGGCCTATGAAACGCAGCGCCTGGGCCTGCAGGGCAGGGTGGCAGGCTCGCATCTCACCTCGATGCATTCGATGGACAACTACTATGTCTCGAAACTTCTGCCGCTGATCGCCGAGGCCGGCGTTTCCGCCATCCCCAACCCGCTGATCAACATCATGCTGCAAGGCCGTCACGACACCTTCCCCAAGCGCCGTGGCCTGACCCGGGTCAAGGAAATGCAGGCGCTGGGCATCCGCGTCGGCTGGGGCCAGGATTGCGTGCTCGATCCCTGGTATTCGCTGGGCACCGCCGACATGCTCGATGTCGCCTTCATGGGGCTGCACGTCGCCCAGATGTCGAGCCCGGCCGACATGGCGCGCTGCTTCGACATGGTCACCAACGTCAACGCCGCCATCATGGGGTTGGATCATCTGGGCCTGGCGGTCGGCAAGCGCGCCAGTCTTGTCATTCTCGACGCCGGCAATCCGATCGAGGCCCTGCGCCTGCGCGCCGAGCGCATTTGCGTCATCGCCAAGGGCAAGGTTGTGGCGGAACGGACAAGGCAGGATACCAGGCTTTCCCTGCCTGGCAGGCCGGCGCGGGTGAACCGCAGGCACAGAACTACCTAG